TCGCCCTCTTTCTTAAGCGCTTTATAGCAATTATTTAAAGCTTGTTGCATATTTGGTGTATGATGTAAAACTCCAAAGCTATAAATATAATCAAATTCATTTTCCCAAGTTATTTTTTCAGCATCCATTGTTAAAAAACTTGGTTTAAAATCATAATATTGTAGATGTTGTTCGGCTAGTATTTTATTTTCTGCAGTGATATCAACGCCGGTATATTCTGCGCCATTTTTACAAAATAAATAGGCATCATAACCCCCGCCAAATCCTATTTCTAGAACTTTTTTGTTTTTAAGTCTTTTAAATTGTACGATCTCATCAAGCCAATCGCATTCATATGTATATCTTTTATCAAGAACGGCATCAAAAAATTCTTTAGAGCCTTTTTGATGTCCATCTCCAAAAGTCCAGCCTGCAGGGTTATGGCCCCAAAATTTTTTTGAAGTTTCTTTAATTTTCTCTGGAACTACAGTCATTTATTTCTCCTTTTTTTGTAATAAATTTTTCAATTTTTTGCACATGATGCAGCCATGAGTAATTATCGGATACTTCTTTTCGTGCACTTATGCCAACTTTTTTTAAAATTGAGCTATCTAAATTAATGACCGCATGAGTAGCTGCTATAAATTGTGAATGGTTTTTTGCTTCTATCAAAATGCCTCTATGATGAGGCTCAATATTTAAATGCGCATTGATCATACAAGCAGCAGGACTTAGTATTTCAGCAATTTGTTCTAAATCTGATGCAATAATTGGTTTTGCTAAACTCATATATTCAAAAAGTTTTGTTGGAGAACCAAAAAAACGAGAGCCATCATTATTGGGCTGTGTAGGCGATAAAAAAGTATCACAAGAAGCTAAATATTCTCGCGCTTTTTGTGGTGATAAAATACCCGTGAATGAAGTATAGCTTAATGCCTGTTTTTTTTTTAAATTTTTATATAATTGTTCGCACAATGGGCCATCACCAATGAGAATAAAATGAGAATTTTGCTTCAATTGTGTATGAGCGATAATAATTTTTTCTATTACTTCAATACCATGCCATTGATTAAAAGTGCCGATAAATCCGAAAACAAATTTATTCTGTAAGTTTAAATTTTTACGTAATTTAATTCGTGATGCTTCTAAAGATTTAGTATTGAAAAAATCCGTATCTACTCCATTTGGGTTCATTAAAATTTTTTTTTCAGGAATTCCTTGTTGTATCAAATCTTCCTTCAGTACATTTGATACCGTTATAATATAGGTAGCATATTTAAGATTAATTTTTTCAATCCATGAAATAAGCCGATACAATTTCAACCAATGATTTGGTGCCCAATGCTTATTTACCCATGTCTCAGAACCATTATATTCTAAAATGAGTGGTATTTTTTTTATTGTACTTATAAGAATACCAGAGCAGTTCAAAACACTATAACGTTGATAAATAAAGTCAATTTTATATTTTTTGAAAACTTGCAGCGTTTGATAGGTGAAAAAAATATTTGATAAAAAACAATTTATTTTCCACCGCAAAAATAAAAGCCAATTTGGATTCTTAAGTTGTTGCAAGTACGAAACTTCTTTGAGTGATTGTAAAATTGTTAGCATGCAGGATGAAGAGCAAACGATAGAATATCCTAACTTGGCAAATCCTTGAATAACACCTTTAGTATGGCTTACTGAACCTCCGGCAATAAGTTCATTATCCATTATATCAGTGCGCAAATATAAAATGGTTTTTTTCATAGTGCGTCAGAAATATTAGATGCCATTAAGTTTTGCAAAGCCCATAATTGTAAAGAATATTCTTGGTTAGGTTGCTGATTTTTTTCAAATAACTGTCTAACCTGATTTACATCAATAAATTCATTCCATTCATGTTTTTTTGATTTTAACATATCTAAAAAATAGCTTCTAAAATAACGGCCTTCTTTAAACCAGCGTGAGGTTGGGGCAGCAAAACCAACTTTTTTTCTATAAATGACATCATGAGGTAAAACACCTTCAGCAGCTTTTTTTAGAATATATTTATTTATACCATTTTTATATTTAAACTCATTTGGCATATGTAAAGCGTATTCAACTAATGCATGATCTAAAAATGGCACTCTCCCTTCAACTGAAGTTGCCATAGTCATCTTATCAACGCGCATTAATAATAATTCTGGTAGGCGCTGTTTTAATTCTAGATAAGTTATTGAGGTTAAAAAATCTGATTCAGGCATAATTTTTTTCAGTTTTTTTAAATGATAATCAACAATGGTATAACTATCCGGATCTTGATTAATGCCGTTATATATTGCTTCTATTATTGGATCATGTGCAAAATCCGCTTTAGCTGAGAATAATTCTTGTTTCCATTGCTCAGAAAAAGCCATTGCGCCGCTCCAAAATAATGATTTATTTTCTGCCCAATTTTTTAATAATTCTAAACGATTTGGCCTTTGTGATAAAACTGGCGATGCAAGTTGATAAATGCCTTTTCTTGCAAAAGCAGGAATATATTTTTGAGAATATCGCCAATAGCGATTATACCAATTTATATATTGTGCGTATGAATTATAGCCACAGAAAAGCTCATCAGCACCTTCACCTACTAAAACAACTGTAACTCCAGCATCTTTAAGTAATTTTGAAACATAATATAACGGAATACAGACACAATCGGCTAAAGGTTCATCTTGGTAATGGACCATGTTTTCAAAAAAATCGAACGCTTCTTTTTCTGAAATTATAATCTCATGATGATCAGTATTAAATTTACGTGCAATTTTACGCGCCCAATTTGTTTCACTAAATTCTGGGCCATCGGCAAATGAAACATTAAATGTTTTAACCTGATCGGTAAATGATGCCATTAAGGCCACAATTAAACTAGAATCAATACCGCCTGATAAAAATGCACCAATTGGCACATCTGCCATTAATCTTTTTTTCACCGAATCGCTCAACAAAGATCGAATACTTCTTACACAAATTGCTTCACTTTTATATACACTATCATCAACTTCAATTTTTCTTTTAAGTGGCGTATACCATTCTTGAAAAGATACGCTTTTATTTTTATTAACTTTTAAATAATAAGCAGGTGGAAGTTTATATATCCCTTTGTATAGTGTCATGGGCGATGGGGTGACTAAGAAAGTTAGATAGTGATAAAGGCCTTGAGGATTTATTGCTTTTTCTATCCAGGGTAATTGCCATAGTGCTTTGATTTCTGATGCAAAGCTTAATACGCCTGACTGGGTAGAGAAATAAAGTGGTTTTACCCCCATACGATCTCTAACTAAGTATAATTCATCTTTCTTGAGATCGGCGATAACTATTGCAAACATTCCTTCAAGTTTATTTAAACATGAAATACCCCATTTTTTATATGCATACACAATTACTTCTGTATCAGATTGCGATTTAAATTTATAACCAAATGATTCAAGTTCTTTTCTTAATGTTTTGTGATTATAAATTTCGCCATTACAACAAACGGCAATTGATTTTTCTTTATCAAATAAAGGTTGAAAGGCAGATTTGGAAAGATCTACAATGCTTAACCTTCGATGAGCAAGCCCAAGTTGATGAGCATGAGAAACCCATACGCGATGGCCATCGGGTCCACGATGTGCAATCGATTTTTGCATTTTTTCTAAAAGATATTCGTCACATTTAAATTGAGAATTCGAAAGATTCAAAAAACCGGCTATACCACACATAGTATCCTTTTTTGTATATGTATAGTCTAGAAAAGGTATAGAATTTTTCAAGTATATCGAAATGATCTAATTTTATATCGTTGTGTTAATGCTTCTTTTCTTGATAAATCAAAAAGAAAGAAAAAATAAAGGAGCGAAGGTGCCAGAGTTACCAGAAGTTAAAAATTTTACTCGTTATATTAAAGCGACAAGTTTACATAAAAAAATAACTGATGTTACCGCGCAAGATAAGCGATTAATAAAAGAAGTTACTTTTAGTGATTTTAAAAAACATGTAATCGATAATGCTTTTGAAGATGCCATTCAGCGTGGGAAATATACGATAATTTCTTTAAAAAAGAAAAAAAACTTTTTGATTATGCATTTTGGCATGACTGGTAGTGTGCATTATATAAAATCTGATACGCCAAAAGAGGGAAATGATAAATATACAAAAGTTATTTTTAAATTTTCTAATGATTATGAATTGCGATGGATTAATAAAAGAAAATTTGGGGCATTGTTTTTAGTTAAAAACTTAGATGAGATTAAAGCATTAAAAACATTAGGTCCGGATCCGCTTTCATTAACAGAAAGCAAATTTTTAAAAATAATGAATGATCACGAACGTCAAAATATAAAATCATTTTTAATGGATCAAAAAAATATTGCTGGTATTGGTAATGAATATTCGGATGAAATTTTATATCAAGCCAAAATAAACCCTCATAAATCGGTGCAAGATTTAAATACTACTACCAGAAAAAAGCTATTTAAAACGATAAAAGATGTATTAAAAGAAGCAATTGATATTAGAATGCATGATAAAAAGTTTGATCCAAAAAAATGGTTAATAGTGCATCGTAAAAAAAATGGGCATTGTCCTAAAAATAGTAATCATAAACTGAAGAATGAAACTATCGCTGGCCGCTCTTCTTACTGGTGTCCAATTTGTCAAAAAAAGTGAGTAGCATGAAAAAAATATTTAAAAACTTAACGCAAGAATTACAAAAAAAGATTAAAGAAAAATCTATGCCATCTTGGATTCCTCCCATGCTTGCTACTTTAACAAAAGATTATTTTTCTAAGGAGGGTT
The genomic region above belongs to Candidatus Babeliales bacterium and contains:
- a CDS encoding class I SAM-dependent methyltransferase translates to MTVVPEKIKETSKKFWGHNPAGWTFGDGHQKGSKEFFDAVLDKRYTYECDWLDEIVQFKRLKNKKVLEIGFGGGYDAYLFCKNGAEYTGVDITAENKILAEQHLQYYDFKPSFLTMDAEKITWENEFDYIYSFGVLHHTPNMQQALNNCYKALKKEGEAQIIVYYKYSIFYMLSVVLNEWILRGGFRKRSLKEQRSLIEYTQSTEKPLVNVYSKKQLHKMLKNAGFKIIKTDIRKLVHEDLPGIRFIGRLRKYMPQTILNKLSKYFGWYLSVRAIKE
- a CDS encoding glycosyltransferase gives rise to the protein MKKTILYLRTDIMDNELIAGGSVSHTKGVIQGFAKLGYSIVCSSSCMLTILQSLKEVSYLQQLKNPNWLLFLRWKINCFLSNIFFTYQTLQVFKKYKIDFIYQRYSVLNCSGILISTIKKIPLILEYNGSETWVNKHWAPNHWLKLYRLISWIEKINLKYATYIITVSNVLKEDLIQQGIPEKKILMNPNGVDTDFFNTKSLEASRIKLRKNLNLQNKFVFGFIGTFNQWHGIEVIEKIIIAHTQLKQNSHFILIGDGPLCEQLYKNLKKKQALSYTSFTGILSPQKAREYLASCDTFLSPTQPNNDGSRFFGSPTKLFEYMSLAKPIIASDLEQIAEILSPAACMINAHLNIEPHHRGILIEAKNHSQFIAATHAVINLDSSILKKVGISARKEVSDNYSWLHHVQKIEKFITKKGEINDCSSREN
- the asnB gene encoding asparagine synthase (glutamine-hydrolyzing); the encoded protein is MCGIAGFLNLSNSQFKCDEYLLEKMQKSIAHRGPDGHRVWVSHAHQLGLAHRRLSIVDLSKSAFQPLFDKEKSIAVCCNGEIYNHKTLRKELESFGYKFKSQSDTEVIVYAYKKWGISCLNKLEGMFAIVIADLKKDELYLVRDRMGVKPLYFSTQSGVLSFASEIKALWQLPWIEKAINPQGLYHYLTFLVTPSPMTLYKGIYKLPPAYYLKVNKNKSVSFQEWYTPLKRKIEVDDSVYKSEAICVRSIRSLLSDSVKKRLMADVPIGAFLSGGIDSSLIVALMASFTDQVKTFNVSFADGPEFSETNWARKIARKFNTDHHEIIISEKEAFDFFENMVHYQDEPLADCVCIPLYYVSKLLKDAGVTVVLVGEGADELFCGYNSYAQYINWYNRYWRYSQKYIPAFARKGIYQLASPVLSQRPNRLELLKNWAENKSLFWSGAMAFSEQWKQELFSAKADFAHDPIIEAIYNGINQDPDSYTIVDYHLKKLKKIMPESDFLTSITYLELKQRLPELLLMRVDKMTMATSVEGRVPFLDHALVEYALHMPNEFKYKNGINKYILKKAAEGVLPHDVIYRKKVGFAAPTSRWFKEGRYFRSYFLDMLKSKKHEWNEFIDVNQVRQLFEKNQQPNQEYSLQLWALQNLMASNISDAL
- a CDS encoding DNA-formamidopyrimidine glycosylase family protein, with protein sequence MPELPEVKNFTRYIKATSLHKKITDVTAQDKRLIKEVTFSDFKKHVIDNAFEDAIQRGKYTIISLKKKKNFLIMHFGMTGSVHYIKSDTPKEGNDKYTKVIFKFSNDYELRWINKRKFGALFLVKNLDEIKALKTLGPDPLSLTESKFLKIMNDHERQNIKSFLMDQKNIAGIGNEYSDEILYQAKINPHKSVQDLNTTTRKKLFKTIKDVLKEAIDIRMHDKKFDPKKWLIVHRKKNGHCPKNSNHKLKNETIAGRSSYWCPICQKK